The Thermodesulfobacteriota bacterium genome window below encodes:
- a CDS encoding Rrf2 family transcriptional regulator, which translates to MRLTRAGEYAVRCALYLARKPLGQVVSRQEVASGGNIPPLFLAKIAQDLARAGIIEIRQGAKGGFRLLVPPAELTLLAVIEAIIGEIFLNDCVMQPASCAASASCAINRVWIKARNQLRDTLREVTFTQLLADESCCILTGDRPCPVAPQAPATPEAPSRRPPADPA; encoded by the coding sequence ATGCGGCTGACACGGGCAGGGGAATATGCGGTGCGGTGTGCGCTCTATCTGGCGAGAAAGCCCCTGGGGCAGGTGGTGAGTCGCCAGGAGGTGGCCTCTGGTGGCAACATCCCGCCGCTTTTTCTGGCCAAGATCGCCCAGGACCTGGCCCGGGCCGGCATCATCGAGATCCGCCAGGGGGCCAAAGGCGGCTTCCGGCTGCTGGTGCCGCCGGCAGAGCTGACCCTTCTGGCGGTCATCGAGGCGATCATCGGCGAGATCTTCCTCAACGACTGCGTCATGCAGCCCGCCTCTTGTGCCGCCAGCGCCAGCTGTGCCATAAACCGGGTATGGATCAAGGCCCGCAACCAGCTGCGGGATACCCTCCGGGAGGTCACCTTCACCCAGTTGCTCGCGGACGAGTCCTGCTGCATCCTCACCGGCGACCGGCCGTGTCCGGTCGCCCCGCAAGCCCCGGCAACCCCGGAAGCCCCGTCCCGCCGGCCGCCGGCCGATCCAGCGTGA
- a CDS encoding DUF4492 domain-containing protein → MPAATITTLPGRIFAFYRDGFAAMQQGRTLWAIIAVKLFFIFAILRVFFFPDLLAARFATDQERAAYVLEELTGAQALIHPVHD, encoded by the coding sequence ATGCCTGCCGCCACGATCACCACCCTGCCCGGCCGCATCTTCGCCTTCTACCGGGACGGCTTTGCTGCCATGCAGCAGGGACGGACCCTGTGGGCGATCATCGCGGTGAAGCTCTTCTTCATCTTCGCCATCCTGAGGGTCTTCTTCTTCCCAGACCTGCTGGCCGCCCGCTTCGCCACCGACCAGGAGCGGGCGGCGTATGTTCTCGAAGAGCTCACCGGGGCCCAGGCCCTGATCCATCCTGTCCACGATTGA
- a CDS encoding cytochrome ubiquinol oxidase subunit I gives MLVDNIDLAMVNWARAQFALTAMFHWVFVPLTLGLSFLVAFFESLYVRTGNPEWKRITRFWMSLFGINFAIGVATGIILEFEFGTNWSNYSWMVGDIFGAPLAVEGIFAFFIEATFFAVMFFGWDRVSKGFHLLSTWLVAIGSNLSALWILVANGWMQYPVGMAFNPDKARFEMQSFWEVLFSPVAVSKFTHATTSSFQLAALFVVGVSSWFLLTGRHHTLAKRSILVASVFGLLSSGFVAFTGDEAAFTDARVQPMKLAAFEGLYQGERGAGLTAIGILNPAKAPADDQDPFLVAVKVPGLLSLLANREPGSFVPGIRDLIYGNPAEGIVGIDQKIGRGRQAVSALAAYTAATAAGEAAGRAAALTAFQQHQDFFGYGFLASPEQAVPPVALTFYAFHVMVALGAFFPVLFLLFLVWTMKDTIAGKHWLLRLGVISIFLGYLASQAGWIVAEVGRQPWAIQNLLPVTVARSNLTAGAVQTTFFLFLALFGLLFLAEIRIMLRRIAQGPASF, from the coding sequence ATGCTGGTAGACAACATTGATCTTGCCATGGTGAACTGGGCCCGGGCGCAGTTCGCCCTCACCGCCATGTTCCACTGGGTGTTCGTGCCGCTGACCCTGGGGCTCTCCTTCCTGGTAGCCTTTTTCGAAAGCCTCTACGTCAGGACCGGCAACCCGGAGTGGAAGAGGATCACCCGCTTCTGGATGAGCCTGTTCGGCATCAACTTTGCCATCGGGGTCGCCACCGGCATCATCCTGGAGTTCGAGTTCGGCACCAACTGGTCCAACTACTCCTGGATGGTGGGCGACATCTTCGGCGCCCCTCTGGCCGTGGAAGGGATTTTTGCCTTTTTCATCGAGGCCACCTTCTTTGCGGTGATGTTCTTCGGCTGGGACCGGGTCTCGAAGGGGTTCCATCTTCTGTCCACCTGGCTGGTGGCCATCGGCTCCAATCTTTCGGCCCTGTGGATCCTGGTGGCCAACGGCTGGATGCAGTACCCGGTGGGCATGGCCTTCAACCCGGACAAGGCCCGCTTCGAGATGCAAAGCTTCTGGGAGGTGCTGTTCTCGCCGGTGGCGGTGAGCAAGTTCACCCACGCCACCACCTCCTCCTTCCAGCTGGCCGCCCTGTTCGTGGTCGGGGTCTCCTCCTGGTTTCTTCTGACCGGCCGCCACCACACCCTGGCCAAGCGCAGTATCCTGGTGGCCTCGGTCTTTGGCCTCCTGTCCTCGGGCTTTGTCGCCTTCACCGGCGACGAGGCGGCCTTCACCGACGCCCGGGTGCAGCCCATGAAGCTGGCTGCCTTCGAAGGCCTCTACCAGGGGGAGCGGGGCGCAGGCCTTACGGCCATCGGCATCCTCAACCCGGCCAAGGCCCCGGCCGACGACCAGGATCCCTTCCTGGTGGCGGTGAAGGTGCCGGGTCTGCTCTCCCTTCTGGCCAACCGGGAGCCCGGCTCCTTTGTGCCCGGCATTCGGGATCTCATCTACGGCAACCCGGCCGAGGGCATCGTTGGCATCGACCAGAAGATCGGGCGCGGCCGCCAGGCGGTCTCGGCCCTGGCCGCCTACACGGCGGCGACCGCGGCCGGCGAGGCCGCCGGCCGCGCCGCAGCCCTGACCGCCTTCCAGCAGCACCAGGACTTTTTCGGCTACGGCTTTCTGGCCAGCCCCGAACAGGCGGTGCCGCCGGTGGCGCTGACCTTCTATGCCTTCCATGTCATGGTCGCCCTGGGCGCCTTCTTCCCGGTCCTGTTCCTGCTCTTTCTGGTCTGGACCATGAAGGACACCATCGCCGGCAAGCACTGGCTCCTGCGGCTGGGGGTGATCTCCATCTTCCTGGGCTACCTGGCCAGCCAGGCCGGCTGGATCGTCGCCGAGGTGGGCCGCCAGCCCTGGGCGATCCAGAATCTCTTGCCGGTGACCGTGGCCCGCTCCAACCTCACCGCTGGC